GTGGTAGGCGTTGCCACCCCGGTCGAACACCACGGCCTCGATGCCTGCTGCCTTGGCCCGCTCGGCGACGAGTTCGCCGACCTTCGCGGCCTTGGCCTTCTTGTCGCCCTCGAAGGACCGCAGGTCGGCCTCGAGAGTGGACGCCGACACCAGCGTGTGGCCGGCGAGGTCGTCGATCACCTGCACGGCGATGTGCCGCGAGGACCGCTTGACGGCCAGCCGCGGCCGCACCGGGGTGCCACCGACCTTCTTGCGGAGGCGGAAGTGCCGACGGGTCTTCGCGACGCGGCGGCGGGTCGAGATGTCCTTGCCGACCGGCTTGCGCTTCGTGGTAGTCGTGTCGCTCATGATCACTTACCCGTCTTTCCGACCTTGCGGCGGATCTTCTCACCCTCGTAGCGCAGGCCCTTGCCCTTGTACGGGTCCGGGCGGCGCAGCTTGCGGATGACCGCGGCCGTCTCGCCGACCTTCTGCTTGTCGATGCCGGAGACCGAGAACCGGGTCGGCGTTTCCACCTTGAAGGTGATGCCTTCCGGGGCCTCGATCTTCACCGGGTGGCTGTAGCCGAGGGCGAACTCGAGGTCCGAGCCCTTGGCCTGCACGCGGTAACCGACGCCGTGGATCTCGAGCTTCTTCTCGTAGCCCTGGGTCACGCCCACCACGAGGTTGTTCACCAGCGTG
This Amycolatopsis sulphurea DNA region includes the following protein-coding sequences:
- the rplR gene encoding 50S ribosomal protein L18, whose translation is MSDTTTTKRKPVGKDISTRRRVAKTRRHFRLRKKVGGTPVRPRLAVKRSSRHIAVQVIDDLAGHTLVSASTLEADLRSFEGDKKAKAAKVGELVAERAKAAGIEAVVFDRGGNAYHGRIAALADAAREAGLKF
- the rplF gene encoding 50S ribosomal protein L6 is translated as MSRIGKLPVAVPSGVEVTIDGQHIQVKGPKGTLEHTVAEPIVVERGEDGALLVKRPDDERTSRALHGLTRTLVNNLVVGVTQGYEKKLEIHGVGYRVQAKGSDLEFALGYSHPVKIEAPEGITFKVETPTRFSVSGIDKQKVGETAAVIRKLRRPDPYKGKGLRYEGEKIRRKVGKTGK